One Nicotiana sylvestris chromosome 12, ASM39365v2, whole genome shotgun sequence genomic window carries:
- the LOC104247295 gene encoding large ribosomal subunit protein P2-like, with translation MVEAGLDHIKRPIINNGEMRTNWQSSSVLSEEEVKYAMYEVYSCYLIASKLYDANCRFKAASSHSFDTIVKVAAAYVLAILGGHTSPCANDLKDILPCVGAEADDDDRIELLLSQVKGKAITGLIATAREKFAKSVPAGGGAIAIAAPAGGASAESKEEKVEESGEDMGFVTLVGFGV, from the coding sequence ATGGTTGAAGCTGGGCTTGATCATATTAAGAGACCTATCATTAATAATGGTGAAATGCGTACTAACTGGCAATCGTCTTCAGTTCTGTCGGAGGAGGAGGTGAAATACGCAATGTATGAAGTTTACTCATGCTACCTAATTGCAAGCAAGCTTTATGATGCCAATTGCAGATTCAAAGCAGCTTCCTCTCACTCCTTTGACACAATAGTGAAGGTAGCAGCTGCCTATGTGCTCGCCATTTTGGGAGGCCATACGTCTCCTTGCGCCAATGACTTGAAGGACATCTTACCCTGTGTTGGAGCTGAAGCTGATGATGATGATAGGATAGAGCTACTGCTATCACAAGTCAAGGGTAAGGCTATCACTGGGTTAATTGCTACTGCACGTGAAAAATTTGCAAAATCAGTACCCGCTGGTGGAGGTGCTATTGCCATTGCTGCTCCTGCAGGTGGTGCTTCAGCTGAATCCAAGGAGGAGAAGGTGGAAGAGTCAGGCGAGGATATGGGCTTCGTTACACTCGTCGGTTTCGGTGTGTAG